The Ictalurus punctatus breed USDA103 chromosome 9, Coco_2.0, whole genome shotgun sequence genome contains a region encoding:
- the erg28 gene encoding ergosterol biosynthetic protein 28 homolog, whose amino-acid sequence MSRFLNLLRSWLVMVSVIALGNTVQSFRDHSFLSEKLYTGTPDFVNGLQARTFGIWTLLSSIIRCACAMDIQNRMLYHVTLWTFVLALGHFLSEAFMYKTAQLTIGVMAPLFVAGCSIVGMLIGFQCIIEPQEVTGARQKKRN is encoded by the exons ATGAGTcgctttttgaatttgttaaggAGCTGGCTTGTCATGGTGTCTGTGATCGCTCTGGGCAACACTGTACAGAGCTTCCGTGACCACAGCTTTCTGTCTGAGAAACTTTACACGGGCACACCAGATTTTG TAAATGGCCTTCAAGCACGGACCTTTGGAATATGGACCTTACTGTCATCCATTATTCGCTGTGCGTGCGCCATGGACATTCAGAACAGGAT GCTTTATCATGTCACATTGTGGACATTTGTTCTGGCTCTTGGACACTTCCTGTCCGAAGCCTTTATGTACAAAACAGCTCAACTTACCATTGGAGTTATGGCTCCTCTTTTTGTGGCAG GTTGTTCTattgtgggcatgttaattggGTTCCAGTGCATCATAGAGCCACAGGAAGTAACTGGAGCGAGGCAGAAAAAAAGGAACTGA